In Dioscorea cayenensis subsp. rotundata cultivar TDr96_F1 chromosome 11, TDr96_F1_v2_PseudoChromosome.rev07_lg8_w22 25.fasta, whole genome shotgun sequence, a single genomic region encodes these proteins:
- the LOC120271664 gene encoding tabersonine 16-O-methyltransferase-like has translation MKLTELASALSIPPSKVEAFGLFLTTLVCLVFFAKTQDPSGATKHLLTPLEDVADEKLEFNKMFNNGMVSDSELVGDVVMMTCRDMFKGLKSLVEVGGGTGPMARAITHVFPEIKCIVLDLPHEINTVKEHICLVEYVSGDMFVSVPLANATLLMDNF, from the exons ATGAAGCTCACTGAGCTGGCTTCTGCTCTCTCTATCCCTCCATCAAAGGTTGAAGCTTTTGGTCTATTCTTGACCACTCTAGTTTGCTTAGTGTTTTTCGCCAAAACACAAGATCCTTCCGGAGCCACAAAGCATCTACTCACGCCG TTGGAGGATGTGGCTGATGAGAAGCTGGAGTTTAACAAGATGTTCAATAATGGTATGGTTAGTGATTCGGAGCTTGTTGGTGATGTTGTCATGATGACTTGCAGGGACATGTTTAAGGGGTTGAAGTCATTGGTTGAAGTTGGTGGAGGGACTGGACCTATGGCAAGAGCTATAACTCATGTTTTCCCTGAGATTAAGTGCATTGTTCTTGATCTACCTCATGAGATTAATACTGTGAAGGAACACATTTGTCTTGTTGAGTATGTTAGTGGTGATATGTTTGTCTCTGTTCCTCTTGCTAATGCCACTCTCCTGATGGATAACTTCTAA
- the LOC120271665 gene encoding serine/threonine-protein kinase BSK1-like: MGQIAPGGQSLSFLFWSREKTSGDERCFHTNIAYTPPGCLYGMASAKSMVFSFGILLRDLLSGKQISDEQAMDAILGTRIPIVLDSRLWGKCPTEGTTALVNLAYHCLQYKPIDRPSIKDVIAALAQIQSNAAVSNSVPSNTKAKDWSKIKTTPMSVGDSESKLNSHLVEALDRSPHKVDFSIAINEQAYEFLRRFQLSP, from the exons ATGGGTCAAATAGCTCCT GGAGGGCAATCCTTGTCTTTCTTGTTTTGGTCTCGTGAAAAAACCTCAGGGGATGAAAGATGTTTCCACACTAACATTGCTTACACACCTCCGGGGTGCTTATATG GAATGGCCAGTGCTAAAAGCATGGTATTCAGCTTTGGCATTCTGCTACGAGATCTACTGAGTGGAAAGCAAATCTCAGATGAACAA GCAATGGATGCAATATTGGGTACAAGAATCCCTATCGTTCTGGATTCTCGTTTGTGGGGTAAATGTCCCACTGAAGGGACCACTGCTTTGGTGAATCTTGCTTATCACTGTTTGCAATATAAACCTATTGACCGACCCTCCATAAAAGATGTTATTGCAGCCCTTGCACAAATTCAAAGCAATGCTGCGGTGAGCAACTC GGTACCATCTAATACAAAAGCCAAAGACTGGAGCAAGATAAAAACCACACCAATGAGCGTGGGAGACTCAGAAAGCAAGTTAAATTCTCACCTAGTGGAGGCACTTGACCGTTCTCCACACAAG GTAGATTTCAGCATTGCCATCAATGAGCAGGCTTATGAATTCCTACGTAGATTTCAGCTTTCCCCATGA